One stretch of Sphingobacteriales bacterium DNA includes these proteins:
- a CDS encoding thioredoxin family protein, with the protein MTINFRKALILVFISGSLWVLGCSNKQDSSGNKEVTQTTGQKTQQTVVAPEDSTVKYKVTFIELGSVRCIPCQQMQPIMKAIKEKFAGQVNVIFYDVWTPEGKKYADIYQIQVIPVQVFLDENGNEFFRHEGFFPQEEIEKILKSKGVN; encoded by the coding sequence ATGACCATTAATTTCAGAAAAGCATTAATTCTTGTTTTTATCTCAGGAAGCCTTTGGGTCTTAGGTTGCAGCAATAAGCAAGACTCCTCAGGCAATAAGGAAGTTACTCAAACAACGGGACAAAAGACACAACAGACAGTTGTAGCTCCGGAAGATTCTACAGTGAAATACAAGGTAACTTTTATTGAATTAGGCTCAGTGCGCTGTATCCCATGCCAGCAAATGCAACCTATTATGAAGGCAATAAAGGAAAAATTTGCAGGACAGGTCAATGTCATCTTTTATGATGTCTGGACACCTGAAGGGAAAAAATATGCTGATATTTATCAGATTCAAGTCATTCCTGTTCAGGTTTTTTTAGATGAGAACGGCAATGAGTTTTTCCGACACGAAGGTTTTTTCCCGCAGGAAGAGATTGAAAAAATACTGAAATCAAAGGGAGTGAATTAA
- a CDS encoding rhodanese-like domain-containing protein, translated as MMKTIEKPLFQEFHIDGVKHISPADAYELLIAKQAVLIDVREEFEISFENVPIENVLYHPMSVIMERLPYISKNQNIILACPGGVRSSKVANLMNREGYPDVANLDGGYSKWKSLGLPMQINLKPDKTDSSCGCGCVASSPCDTEGGCC; from the coding sequence ATGATGAAAACTATTGAAAAGCCTTTATTTCAGGAATTCCACATTGATGGAGTAAAACACATATCCCCTGCCGATGCTTATGAATTATTAATAGCAAAACAGGCTGTTCTGATTGATGTCAGAGAAGAATTTGAAATCAGTTTTGAAAATGTTCCTATTGAGAATGTTCTGTATCATCCCATGTCGGTTATCATGGAGAGGTTGCCATATATTTCAAAGAACCAGAACATTATTTTAGCCTGTCCGGGTGGTGTCAGAAGTTCAAAAGTAGCCAATCTGATGAACAGGGAAGGTTATCCGGATGTAGCTAATCTCGATGGAGGTTATTCCAAATGGAAATCGCTTGGTTTGCCAATGCAGATTAATCTCAAACCTGATAAAACAGACAGCAGTTGTGGCTGCGGTTGTGTGGCTTCATCTCCCTGTGATACGGAAGGAGGATGTTGTTAA
- a CDS encoding OsmC family protein yields MLEYEISATVIPHGDAKATANQYELRFDATSGRDEVLPNPAELLLTAVAACLLKNVQRYSEILKIPYRKASVSVFGIRNDHPPFMKEITYMLEVDTDAGEKTIQNWHKNILKFGTISNTIARACDFKGEMKKM; encoded by the coding sequence ATGCTCGAATACGAAATATCAGCTACAGTTATACCACACGGTGATGCCAAAGCCACAGCCAATCAATACGAACTTCGTTTTGATGCAACATCGGGTCGTGATGAGGTTTTACCTAATCCCGCTGAATTGTTGCTGACTGCCGTGGCTGCCTGTTTACTTAAAAATGTACAACGCTATTCGGAAATTCTTAAAATCCCATATCGTAAGGCAAGTGTAAGCGTATTCGGAATACGGAATGATCATCCGCCTTTTATGAAAGAAATTACCTATATGCTCGAAGTGGATACAGATGCCGGTGAAAAAACAATACAGAACTGGCATAAAAACATCCTGAAATTCGGAACTATCAGCAACACCATTGCCAGAGCCTGCGATTTCAAAGGTGAAATGAAGAAAATGTAA
- a CDS encoding NAD(P)-binding domain-containing protein has product MDTKDINISFIGAGRITGIILRAWEQQNMDFKNVAVYDHDFDKAKGLSQQFSQVNAVETISEAVKSSHVLYLALHPPVFGDVLNEIKPFNSENALVISLAPKVRIAKIQEMIGKKLAVARVIPNAPSVIGKGYNVYALSGEVQEEQSAILQTLFEPLGTLKAVEEPLLESYATITGMGPTYLWFLFQEFYQHALKFGLTEKDAAQAVNAMIHGTSETLFHSGLSYEQVLDLIPAYPFKPQEENIKTIYAESLSNLFNKLSQ; this is encoded by the coding sequence ATGGATACCAAAGACATAAATATCAGTTTTATAGGTGCCGGCAGGATTACCGGCATTATACTCCGTGCGTGGGAACAGCAAAACATGGATTTTAAAAATGTGGCCGTATATGACCATGATTTTGATAAAGCTAAAGGACTAAGTCAGCAATTCTCACAGGTAAATGCTGTTGAAACAATCAGTGAAGCAGTGAAATCAAGTCATGTACTTTATCTTGCACTTCATCCGCCTGTTTTCGGGGATGTTTTAAATGAGATAAAACCGTTCAATTCAGAAAATGCTTTGGTGATTTCACTGGCGCCAAAAGTAAGAATTGCAAAAATTCAGGAGATGATTGGAAAAAAACTGGCTGTCGCCAGGGTCATTCCAAATGCTCCATCGGTGATTGGTAAAGGATACAATGTGTATGCCCTATCCGGAGAAGTGCAAGAGGAACAATCTGCCATTTTACAAACATTGTTTGAACCACTGGGAACATTAAAAGCAGTAGAAGAACCCTTGCTTGAATCTTATGCCACAATAACCGGGATGGGACCCACCTATTTATGGTTTCTCTTTCAGGAATTTTATCAACATGCTCTAAAATTCGGACTCACGGAAAAGGACGCTGCTCAGGCCGTCAACGCTATGATTCATGGGACTTCTGAAACACTCTTTCATTCAGGGTTGAGTTATGAACAGGTGCTTGACCTTATTCCTGCTTATCCATTTAAACCTCAGGAAGAAAATATCAAAACCATTTATGCTGAGTCATTAAGTAATCTTTTTAACAAACTAAGCCAATAA
- a CDS encoding CoA-binding protein — MNANEILKIRKNFAIIGVSQDETKYSYEVFHLMKEHHYTVFPVNPRYSEIAGHKCYPSVELIPEKVEVIMLIMAPHNTDKMLDNLAGFKDAIFWFPPDCFSEKTLDKAEQMGLNYIFDKCPVGLLKGFN, encoded by the coding sequence ATGAATGCTAATGAAATATTAAAAATCAGGAAAAACTTTGCCATCATTGGTGTTTCGCAGGATGAAACAAAATACAGTTATGAGGTTTTTCACCTGATGAAAGAACATCACTACACTGTTTTTCCGGTAAATCCCCGCTACAGTGAAATTGCAGGGCATAAGTGCTATCCTTCAGTGGAACTTATCCCTGAAAAGGTGGAAGTAATCATGCTGATTATGGCTCCTCACAATACTGACAAAATGCTTGACAATTTAGCAGGGTTTAAAGATGCCATTTTTTGGTTTCCACCCGATTGCTTCTCAGAAAAAACCCTTGATAAAGCAGAACAAATGGGATTGAATTACATCTTCGACAAATGTCCAGTTGGTTTACTGAAAGGTTTTAATTAA
- a CDS encoding DUF169 domain-containing protein has protein sequence MEMRNIQTASEEVEQILGLTSSMVGVKFIFAEENIPVKVEKLSGHRYCQALMKARHGKHVILDAEGIACPAAAAAFGFKPLPDGLKTGKGLVGFGIVSKEETDKNMFEGMTTLPQGKLKALYLFPLETAEIEPDIVVVEDETEKLMWLALANLNIKGGQRVESSTAILQATCVDATTIPYIQQKFNMSMGCYGCRDATDICPNETVLGFPFKDFAAIAENIEFLHQKAIPNSRSKNALAMLKRKEAEQLSTKDPFQQ, from the coding sequence ATGGAAATGAGAAACATACAAACTGCTTCGGAAGAAGTTGAACAAATACTTGGCTTAACAAGCTCAATGGTGGGAGTAAAATTCATTTTTGCAGAAGAAAATATTCCTGTAAAAGTTGAGAAATTAAGCGGGCACCGCTATTGTCAGGCATTGATGAAAGCCCGGCATGGGAAACATGTAATTCTCGATGCAGAAGGTATTGCCTGTCCGGCTGCCGCGGCCGCTTTTGGATTTAAGCCACTACCTGATGGACTGAAAACAGGAAAAGGACTGGTAGGCTTTGGTATTGTAAGCAAGGAAGAAACAGACAAAAATATGTTTGAAGGCATGACCACGTTACCGCAAGGAAAACTAAAAGCATTGTATTTATTTCCATTGGAAACAGCGGAAATTGAGCCCGATATTGTGGTAGTGGAAGACGAAACCGAAAAACTGATGTGGCTTGCGCTTGCCAATCTGAACATAAAAGGCGGACAACGAGTTGAAAGCAGCACGGCAATATTACAGGCAACTTGCGTTGATGCAACCACAATTCCATATATTCAACAAAAATTTAATATGAGCATGGGCTGTTACGGTTGTCGCGATGCCACAGATATTTGCCCGAATGAAACAGTTTTGGGTTTTCCGTTCAAAGACTTTGCAGCAATTGCCGAAAACATTGAATTTCTACACCAAAAGGCCATTCCAAACTCTCGTAGCAAAAATGCATTGGCCATGCTGAAGCGTAAAGAGGCTGAGCAATTAAGCACAAAAGATCCTTTTCAACAATAA
- a CDS encoding cation transporter has product MEHQHSHTKLSSLNRAFIFGIIINLLYVVIEFGAGVYYNSLSLISDAGHNLTDVASLALAMIAFRLAKVKSNNKFTYGYLKSTILVSLVNSVVLFIVIGGILWESFNRLHHPVSVEGLPISIVAGVGIVINFTSAFLFFREKDNDLNVKGAYLHLMADAAVSMGVVISGGLIYFFHINWLDLVMSLIIVLVIFYSTWTLFKDSLILTLDGVPKGINLQEVISEIRKVDGVIDVHHLHVWAMSTTQNAMTAHIIISADTSMEQQNILKQKIKHELEHVNIHHATLEFETEDEYCDDTLI; this is encoded by the coding sequence ATGGAACATCAGCACTCACATACAAAGCTCAGCAGTCTTAACAGGGCTTTTATTTTTGGCATTATCATTAACCTTTTGTATGTGGTGATAGAATTTGGTGCAGGTGTGTATTATAATTCCCTTTCCTTAATTTCAGATGCCGGTCATAACCTTACGGATGTGGCCTCACTGGCTCTGGCTATGATAGCATTCAGGTTGGCAAAAGTTAAATCAAATAATAAATTTACCTATGGGTACTTGAAATCTACTATCCTGGTGTCGTTGGTCAATTCGGTAGTGTTATTTATTGTTATTGGCGGTATTTTATGGGAGAGTTTCAACAGGCTTCATCATCCGGTATCGGTTGAAGGTCTTCCCATTTCGATTGTTGCAGGTGTCGGAATTGTTATCAATTTTACTTCAGCATTTTTATTTTTCCGGGAGAAAGACAATGACCTGAATGTAAAAGGAGCTTACCTGCATTTAATGGCAGATGCTGCTGTTTCAATGGGAGTGGTTATTTCAGGGGGGCTGATTTACTTTTTTCATATCAACTGGCTTGACCTGGTTATGAGCCTCATCATTGTTCTGGTAATTTTCTATTCAACATGGACACTTTTTAAAGACAGTCTTATTCTTACACTCGATGGTGTGCCTAAAGGTATTAACCTGCAGGAAGTAATTTCAGAAATCAGAAAAGTTGATGGAGTAATTGATGTTCACCATTTGCACGTTTGGGCAATGAGCACAACTCAAAATGCCATGACAGCGCATATTATTATTTCTGCGGATACATCTATGGAACAGCAAAACATCCTGAAACAAAAAATAAAACACGAGTTGGAACACGTTAATATTCATCATGCAACCCTCGAATTTGAAACTGAAGATGAATATTGCGATGATACATTAATTTAA
- a CDS encoding tRNA CCA-pyrophosphorylase yields the protein MIDPKEWLEFGQKFHGHKCPAMPMGLRVGAAAMNALGVERAKDGQLVAFVDLGDDHCATCYGDGLQVIMGTTFGKGNIKKTHKGKWAVTVVDRATGRAVRVTPKAEAMLNNKKSKFFTDYRMLGKPASTVPAEIIDPLVDGVMNAPEDMLLTVSPVFEYKLEAKKDSFDGFVCEECGEMTVMEYGRIKGDKKVCIDCAAK from the coding sequence ATGATTGATCCAAAAGAATGGCTCGAATTCGGGCAAAAATTTCACGGGCACAAATGCCCCGCCATGCCAATGGGACTAAGAGTTGGCGCTGCTGCTATGAATGCTTTAGGCGTTGAACGGGCAAAAGACGGACAACTGGTTGCTTTTGTTGATCTGGGTGATGACCATTGTGCAACCTGCTATGGAGACGGGTTGCAGGTTATCATGGGGACAACCTTTGGAAAAGGGAACATAAAAAAGACCCACAAAGGAAAATGGGCTGTAACTGTGGTTGACAGGGCAACGGGAAGAGCTGTGCGTGTAACTCCTAAGGCAGAGGCAATGCTGAACAATAAAAAATCAAAATTCTTCACCGATTATCGCATGTTGGGTAAACCGGCAAGTACTGTTCCTGCCGAAATTATTGACCCATTGGTTGATGGAGTAATGAACGCACCTGAAGATATGCTATTGACCGTTTCACCAGTTTTTGAATACAAGCTGGAAGCTAAAAAAGACAGCTTCGATGGTTTTGTTTGCGAAGAATGTGGCGAAATGACCGTGATGGAATATGGCCGCATCAAAGGCGACAAAAAGGTTTGTATAGACTGTGCAGCAAAATAA
- a CDS encoding sulfite exporter TauE/SafE family protein, with protein MLVIVAIIIAIASFIFAMLGLGGGMVYVPVLHWMGYDMKEVAIPLGLLLNGLNTALVLIPFARKKLVDWKGGAIMAATALLASPIGAMTSSHVPVQTLKILFAVMVVAAALRTLWASKQAEPENMMSMRKRSVIGFFVGGFAGFIGGMLGLGGGFIIAPILMMMGYKTKEAAATTAFVVTFSSFSGYLGHVSQGQMNWGLTAAVVAAVIVGSQLGGRYMTQKAKSKEVKIVYAVVLLLIAAKMVFEVMNK; from the coding sequence TGTTAGTAATTGTAGCCATTATCATAGCCATTGCTTCCTTCATCTTTGCCATGCTTGGGTTGGGTGGCGGAATGGTATATGTTCCGGTTCTCCACTGGATGGGATACGACATGAAAGAGGTAGCCATACCGCTGGGATTATTGCTTAACGGATTGAACACGGCATTGGTGCTTATCCCTTTTGCCCGTAAAAAATTAGTGGATTGGAAAGGTGGCGCTATCATGGCAGCCACGGCTTTACTGGCTTCACCCATTGGTGCCATGACCAGCAGCCATGTTCCTGTTCAGACACTGAAAATATTGTTTGCAGTCATGGTTGTTGCAGCCGCCTTGCGAACCTTGTGGGCATCGAAACAGGCAGAGCCGGAAAACATGATGAGCATGAGAAAAAGAAGTGTCATTGGTTTTTTTGTTGGAGGATTTGCCGGTTTTATCGGAGGCATGCTGGGACTTGGCGGAGGCTTTATTATTGCCCCTATCCTGATGATGATGGGTTATAAAACCAAGGAAGCTGCAGCAACAACGGCTTTTGTGGTTACTTTCTCCTCCTTCTCGGGCTACCTTGGCCATGTTTCTCAGGGGCAAATGAATTGGGGGCTTACAGCCGCTGTTGTGGCTGCTGTCATTGTTGGCTCACAGTTGGGTGGAAGGTATATGACCCAAAAAGCAAAATCAAAAGAGGTGAAGATTGTGTATGCAGTGGTTCTGCTTTTGATTGCTGCTAAAATGGTCTTTGAAGTAATGAATAAATAA